The following coding sequences are from one Novosphingobium sp. Gsoil 351 window:
- a CDS encoding PhzF family phenazine biosynthesis protein — translation MPTVPYWHVDAFADRAFAGNQAAVMILEEWPDDAVLAAIGAENLFAETAFLVRDHAGPADWELRWFTPAVEIRLCGHATLASGHVLLGRDGGERVVFRTRLAGLLEVRHEAAGYALALPAIGVEPGNWPEAVAALGGAAPQKVWRNPDRYNVFLYESAAQVAALAPDFGALAALGDHQFICTAPGAGHASGADVVSRVFVPGAGVDEDSVTGSAHAVLTPLWADLLGRSEFSAHQASARGGSLTCRLEGETAWLGGPCVTVVEGSFTF, via the coding sequence ATGCCGACCGTTCCCTACTGGCATGTCGATGCCTTCGCCGACCGCGCCTTCGCGGGCAACCAGGCCGCGGTGATGATCCTCGAGGAATGGCCCGACGATGCGGTTCTCGCCGCGATCGGCGCGGAGAACCTGTTCGCCGAAACCGCGTTCCTCGTTCGCGACCACGCCGGTCCCGCCGACTGGGAGCTGCGCTGGTTCACGCCCGCGGTCGAGATCCGCCTGTGCGGCCACGCCACGCTGGCATCGGGTCATGTGCTGCTAGGCCGCGACGGGGGCGAGCGGGTGGTGTTCCGCACGCGCCTTGCCGGGTTGCTGGAGGTGCGGCACGAGGCGGCGGGCTATGCGCTGGCGCTGCCCGCGATCGGGGTCGAGCCGGGCAATTGGCCCGAGGCGGTTGCCGCGCTCGGCGGCGCGGCGCCGCAAAAGGTCTGGCGCAATCCCGATCGCTACAACGTGTTCCTTTACGAAAGCGCCGCGCAGGTCGCCGCGCTTGCCCCCGATTTCGGGGCGCTCGCCGCGCTCGGCGACCACCAGTTCATCTGCACCGCCCCCGGCGCGGGCCATGCCAGCGGCGCCGACGTGGTCAGCCGGGTGTTCGTGCCGGGTGCGGGTGTGGACGAGGACAGCGTGACCGGGTCAGCGCACGCGGTCCTCACACCGCTGTGGGCCGACCTGCTCGGCCGGAGCGAATTCAGCGCACACCAGGCCTCGGCGCGGGGCGGCTCACTGACCTGCCGGCTGGAGGGCGAGACCGCTTGGCTCGGCGGCCCGTGCGTGACCGTGGTCGAGGGCAGCTTTACGTTCTAG
- the terL gene encoding phage terminase large subunit: MIELPESFYDAMIRIDYPTFIARVMATLEPGTTYEHNWHIDLINERLRRVTRGDCRRLMVNLPPRSMKTILVSVGYSAWRLGHDPGCRIMAVAYNKDVALAQAVLFNRVVSSAWFRRVFPACRPVVPNRQMEWTSSTGGYRLATSINGSVLSRGADLIILDDPNKGQEIYSKVARDRVKKSYDHTVSTRLNHPRASAIVCVMQRLHDDDLAGHMLGQEQWETLVVPATATADETWDIGHGEIYHRARGEHIQPSRMGQAELEVRRRIMGQTAFSAQYQQQPVPDDGIVVRKGWLRYYEEPADDYTTRVASWDTASTLGENSDWSVATVWGVRANEAHLLHVERVRLEAPELIRRIEQVHQRCGVHVTVVEDADLGRGLVQHLRRASSVCRPILHRPKIDKVARMQARAVMFETGRIFLPRDAPWLALYLDELLGFPNRVHDDQVDSTSQALDYIQTRFASLLNPERQDFHRERPRALPRPKGRMRR; this comes from the coding sequence GTGATCGAACTTCCTGAAAGCTTCTACGACGCCATGATCCGGATCGACTATCCGACCTTTATCGCCCGGGTCATGGCAACTCTCGAGCCGGGCACGACCTATGAGCACAATTGGCATATCGATCTCATCAACGAGCGTTTGCGACGGGTAACTCGAGGCGATTGCCGCCGGCTGATGGTCAACCTACCCCCGCGCAGCATGAAGACGATCCTGGTCAGCGTCGGCTATAGTGCCTGGCGGCTGGGTCATGACCCGGGCTGCCGGATCATGGCGGTGGCGTATAACAAGGATGTGGCGCTGGCGCAGGCGGTACTGTTCAACCGGGTGGTCAGTAGCGCCTGGTTCCGGCGGGTATTTCCAGCGTGCCGCCCTGTCGTACCCAACCGGCAGATGGAGTGGACAAGCTCGACTGGCGGGTACCGCCTCGCCACCTCGATCAATGGCAGCGTGCTGAGCCGAGGCGCTGATCTCATCATTCTCGACGACCCCAACAAGGGGCAGGAGATCTATTCGAAGGTCGCTCGTGACAGGGTGAAGAAGTCTTACGACCACACGGTTTCAACCCGCCTCAACCACCCACGCGCAAGCGCCATCGTCTGCGTGATGCAGCGGCTCCATGATGACGATCTGGCGGGCCACATGCTCGGGCAGGAACAGTGGGAAACTTTGGTCGTTCCCGCCACAGCGACCGCCGATGAAACCTGGGACATCGGTCATGGCGAAATTTACCACCGCGCGCGGGGCGAGCACATCCAGCCTTCGCGGATGGGTCAAGCAGAGCTCGAAGTCCGCCGCCGGATCATGGGCCAAACCGCATTCAGCGCGCAATATCAACAGCAACCGGTACCTGACGATGGCATTGTCGTGCGCAAAGGCTGGCTGCGCTATTACGAGGAACCGGCCGACGACTACACCACACGTGTTGCCAGCTGGGATACCGCATCGACCTTGGGAGAAAATTCTGACTGGTCAGTCGCGACAGTCTGGGGCGTCCGGGCGAACGAGGCTCATTTGCTTCATGTCGAGCGTGTCCGTCTCGAAGCCCCCGAACTCATCCGCCGTATTGAGCAGGTGCATCAACGCTGCGGGGTCCATGTAACCGTGGTTGAAGACGCCGACCTTGGCCGTGGGCTGGTGCAGCACCTCCGGCGTGCGTCCAGTGTGTGCAGACCGATTCTCCATAGACCCAAGATCGACAAAGTCGCGCGAATGCAGGCGCGGGCCGTGATGTTCGAGACCGGCAGGATCTTCCTGCCGCGCGACGCGCCCTGGCTTGCGCTTTACCTCGACGAACTCCTTGGCTTTCCCAATCGGGTTCATGACGATCAGGTCGATAGCACCAGCCAGGCGCTCGACTACATTCAGACGAGGTTCGCCAGCTTGCTCAATCCCGAGCGGCAAGATTTTCACCGCGAGCGGCCGCGGGCACTCCCCCGCCCCAAAGGTCGTATGCGCCGCTAG
- a CDS encoding cation diffusion facilitator family transporter, with product MSAPALNIRAAFASISVALLLLGMKAWAVWATGSTAMLGSLADTALDLIASLATLAGVWIAAQPADEEHRFGHGKAEALAAMFQVVLISLSAFGLAVRAIQQWIGGGRTEAAQEGILVSAIAMVATLALIAYQRFVIARTGSIAISTDHVHYQSDLLLNLAVIAALALDQYADISGADPFFALAIAVWLGWGAWNASQAAIEQLMDREWPEAQREAFLAVLAQHPELRGVHDLRTRTSGNHDFVQFHAAVDGRMTVAQAHRVMDEIEARLEQSFPGVEVLIHPDPEGLVDEQGHAAEELLPTALAAAGATEGKD from the coding sequence ATGTCCGCCCCCGCACTCAACATCCGCGCCGCGTTCGCTTCGATCAGCGTGGCATTGCTGCTGCTGGGGATGAAGGCGTGGGCGGTGTGGGCCACGGGCTCGACCGCGATGCTCGGCAGCCTGGCCGATACCGCGCTCGACCTGATCGCCAGCCTGGCGACGCTGGCGGGTGTGTGGATCGCGGCGCAGCCCGCCGACGAGGAGCACCGTTTCGGCCACGGCAAGGCCGAGGCGCTGGCAGCCATGTTCCAGGTGGTGCTAATCTCGCTGTCTGCGTTTGGGCTAGCAGTCCGCGCAATCCAGCAGTGGATTGGTGGAGGACGCACCGAGGCGGCGCAGGAGGGCATCCTCGTCTCGGCCATCGCGATGGTCGCGACACTGGCGCTGATCGCCTATCAGCGGTTCGTGATCGCGCGCACCGGTTCGATCGCCATCAGCACCGATCACGTCCACTACCAGTCCGATCTGCTGCTCAACCTCGCGGTGATCGCAGCGCTCGCGCTCGATCAATATGCCGACATTTCCGGCGCCGATCCGTTCTTCGCGCTAGCCATCGCGGTGTGGCTGGGGTGGGGGGCGTGGAACGCTTCGCAGGCCGCGATCGAGCAGTTGATGGACCGCGAGTGGCCCGAGGCGCAGCGCGAGGCGTTTCTCGCGGTGCTCGCCCAGCATCCTGAGCTGCGCGGGGTCCACGATTTGCGCACCCGGACCAGCGGCAATCACGATTTCGTCCAGTTCCACGCCGCGGTGGACGGGCGTATGACGGTCGCCCAGGCGCATCGGGTAATGGATGAGATCGAGGCACGGCTCGAGCAATCGTTTCCCGGCGTCGAGGTGCTGATCCATCCCGATCCGGAGGGGTTGGTCGACGAGCAGGGCCACGCCGCCGAAGAATTGCTGCCTACTGCACTGGCTGCTGCGGGCGCTACAGAGGGGAAAGACTGA
- a CDS encoding DUF5681 domain-containing protein, producing MAAARPKSARGGNPPEHARFKKGQSGNPAGRPPKNRDIRKQVEAELDQMVMISEGGKRVRLTKREIIAKKLVNDAAMGDPKSLANLLKLIAGPSQPEYPVVAVDPADLARFAKRYLSQEQLLGNDKSDAEVPAARHGTK from the coding sequence ATGGCCGCCGCTCGCCCCAAGTCCGCCCGCGGCGGCAACCCGCCGGAACATGCCCGGTTCAAGAAGGGGCAGTCTGGCAATCCCGCCGGTCGCCCGCCCAAAAACCGGGACATCCGCAAGCAGGTCGAAGCGGAACTCGATCAGATGGTTATGATCTCCGAGGGCGGCAAACGCGTCCGCCTGACCAAGCGCGAGATCATCGCCAAGAAACTCGTCAATGACGCCGCCATGGGCGACCCCAAGAGTCTGGCCAACCTGTTGAAGCTGATCGCTGGGCCGAGCCAGCCTGAATACCCGGTGGTGGCGGTCGATCCGGCGGACCTGGCCCGGTTCGCGAAGCGCTATCTGTCCCAAGAACAGCTGCTGGGCAACGACAAATCTGACGCGGAAGTCCCCGCAGCGAGGCACGGTACGAAGTGA
- the pdxH gene encoding pyridoxamine 5'-phosphate oxidase — translation MSLVDPASDWIPHTDPFALFDAWFAEARASELNDPNAMALATATPAGAPSVRMVLLKGHGPDGFVFYTNFESRKGHELAANPQAALLFHWKSLRRQVRVEGRIEEVTAAEADAYFASRHPVSRLGSAASDQSRPLPDRETYLARVEALRAQYPDGDVPRPPHWSGYRVIPAAIEFWVDRDHRLHERRRFVRENANAPWSSTLLYP, via the coding sequence ATGTCACTCGTTGATCCCGCCTCTGACTGGATACCTCACACTGATCCGTTCGCGCTGTTCGACGCCTGGTTCGCTGAGGCGCGGGCGAGCGAGCTGAACGATCCCAACGCCATGGCCTTGGCGACCGCCACACCAGCGGGCGCGCCCTCGGTGCGGATGGTGCTGCTCAAGGGACATGGTCCTGATGGCTTCGTGTTCTACACCAATTTCGAGAGCCGCAAGGGACACGAGCTGGCGGCGAACCCGCAAGCAGCGCTGCTGTTCCACTGGAAGTCGCTGCGCCGCCAGGTGCGGGTCGAAGGACGGATCGAGGAAGTGACCGCGGCCGAGGCGGACGCCTATTTCGCCAGCCGCCACCCCGTCTCGCGATTGGGCTCGGCCGCCTCGGACCAGTCGCGCCCGTTGCCGGATCGCGAAACCTATCTGGCGCGGGTCGAGGCGTTGCGCGCGCAGTATCCTGACGGCGACGTCCCGCGCCCGCCCCACTGGTCCGGCTATCGGGTGATTCCGGCGGCGATCGAGTTCTGGGTCGACCGCGACCACAGGCTGCACGAACGGCGCCGGTTCGTCCGCGAAAACGCGAATGCACCATGGTCCAGTACGCTGCTTTATCCTTAA
- a CDS encoding serine hydrolase domain-containing protein, producing MAQVRAFLIVVLALVPALNGCTPATAPTPPPLSEAALAAVVAKPGVPREALARRIDDLFTPLAEDETRAVIVVQGGQTVAERYAPGYHENTRFISWSMAKTITAVMIGMLIADGRLQLDQPAPVPAWQRPGDPRGEITLRQLLQMRSGLHHTEAGNPIYESGEVRMLFLDGRDDMAAYAEAQPLEAEPGRHWEYSSNTTVILADIATRALTAGTDPVLRRRAMADYLRNRLFEPAGMTSALPEFDRSGTLIGGSLIHATARDWAKFGEFLRNGGAVKGVQLVPRAWIEFMTTPNPRNPGYGAQTWLNRPQAANGERGGSPNSRAHPPASSPHRVTSANTW from the coding sequence ATGGCCCAGGTTCGCGCGTTCCTTATCGTTGTGCTGGCGTTGGTGCCAGCGCTTAACGGCTGCACGCCCGCGACCGCGCCGACGCCTCCGCCGTTGAGCGAGGCGGCGCTGGCGGCGGTAGTCGCGAAGCCCGGCGTGCCGCGCGAGGCGCTGGCCCGGCGGATCGACGATCTATTCACACCGCTGGCCGAGGACGAAACGCGGGCCGTGATCGTCGTGCAGGGCGGCCAGACCGTCGCCGAACGCTACGCTCCTGGCTATCACGAGAACACGCGCTTCATCAGCTGGTCGATGGCCAAGACGATCACCGCCGTGATGATCGGGATGCTGATCGCGGACGGCCGGCTCCAGCTCGATCAGCCCGCGCCGGTCCCCGCCTGGCAGCGTCCTGGTGATCCGCGCGGCGAGATCACGCTGCGCCAGTTGCTCCAGATGCGTTCGGGGCTGCACCACACCGAGGCGGGCAATCCGATCTACGAATCGGGCGAGGTGCGGATGCTGTTTCTCGACGGGCGTGACGACATGGCCGCCTATGCCGAAGCCCAACCGCTCGAGGCCGAGCCGGGACGGCACTGGGAGTATTCCTCGAACACGACGGTGATCCTGGCCGACATCGCCACCCGTGCGTTGACCGCCGGCACCGACCCCGTGCTGCGCCGCCGGGCGATGGCCGACTATTTGCGCAACCGCCTGTTCGAACCGGCCGGAATGACCAGCGCGCTGCCCGAATTCGACCGCTCAGGCACGTTGATCGGCGGCAGCCTGATCCACGCCACCGCGCGCGACTGGGCGAAATTCGGGGAATTTCTGCGCAATGGTGGTGCGGTCAAGGGCGTGCAACTCGTCCCGCGCGCGTGGATAGAGTTCATGACCACCCCCAATCCGCGCAATCCCGGCTACGGCGCGCAAACCTGGCTCAATCGGCCCCAGGCCGCCAATGGCGAGCGCGGGGGAAGCCCGAATTCCCGGGCGCACCCGCCAGCGTCTTCGCCGCACAGGGTCACCTCGGCCAATACGTGGTGA
- a CDS encoding DNA methyltransferase, which yields MTPKKTNIRKRVQFANPVEGSTPTAALNNHFQSNLRINVTYRALAHVKPPARILRKHNKRQIAAIGASIREHGFVNPILINHAGQIVSGYGRWLAATALGMTVVPVIELEHLSPEQLRLYAIADNKIAEQSEFDLDVLRIELSELGELDLDLKIELSGFATSEIDDLLCAPQPEKDGLSGPPNESEVAITRLGDVWLLGTHRLICGNSLEAETYVTLMGGEKAGMVFSDSPYNESAAAISSKGKHKHRDFAMAAGEMSPEGFTTFLTRAFRHCAQHSIDGSIHFQCMNWKHMGEMLAAGNQAYTELKQLVVWAKPSASMGTFFRSQHELIFVWKNGTGPHINNFGLGETGRYRTNVWNYKGNAGFHRARDEELAAHPTVKPWIMVADAIRDCSRRGDIILDPFGGYGTTLIAAERTGRKARLIELDPLYCDATIRRWKALSGNEAVLEATGQTFAEITRERIPGAQDGDPVPLRADGDDGAAAGEEV from the coding sequence GTGACACCCAAAAAGACTAACATCCGCAAGCGGGTTCAATTCGCAAACCCAGTCGAGGGCTCAACCCCGACCGCGGCATTGAACAATCACTTCCAAAGCAACCTGCGTATCAACGTCACCTACCGCGCTCTTGCCCATGTGAAGCCGCCCGCCCGAATCTTGCGCAAGCACAATAAACGACAGATCGCGGCTATTGGCGCATCCATACGCGAGCACGGCTTCGTTAACCCGATCCTGATCAACCACGCCGGCCAGATAGTCAGTGGGTACGGGCGATGGCTGGCAGCTACAGCGCTGGGGATGACCGTGGTTCCGGTGATCGAACTGGAACATCTCAGTCCAGAGCAGCTGCGGCTGTACGCAATCGCGGACAACAAGATCGCCGAACAGTCCGAGTTCGATCTCGATGTGCTCAGGATCGAATTGTCCGAATTGGGAGAACTCGATCTCGACCTCAAGATCGAGCTGTCGGGGTTTGCGACCAGCGAGATCGACGATCTCTTATGCGCTCCTCAGCCGGAAAAGGATGGCCTCTCTGGTCCCCCGAATGAGAGCGAAGTGGCTATCACCAGGCTGGGGGATGTGTGGCTCCTGGGTACGCACCGCCTCATCTGCGGCAACTCCCTCGAAGCGGAGACGTACGTCACGTTAATGGGCGGCGAAAAAGCGGGGATGGTGTTTTCAGATTCCCCGTACAACGAATCAGCGGCTGCCATCTCCAGCAAGGGCAAGCACAAGCACCGCGACTTTGCGATGGCGGCGGGCGAGATGTCCCCCGAGGGGTTCACCACCTTTCTAACGAGGGCATTCCGGCACTGTGCTCAACACAGCATCGACGGCTCAATCCATTTCCAGTGCATGAACTGGAAGCACATGGGCGAGATGCTGGCTGCAGGCAACCAAGCCTACACCGAACTTAAGCAATTGGTCGTGTGGGCCAAGCCCTCGGCATCGATGGGGACCTTTTTCAGATCCCAGCACGAATTGATCTTTGTTTGGAAGAACGGCACCGGTCCGCACATCAACAATTTCGGGCTGGGCGAAACTGGGCGCTACCGTACGAACGTCTGGAATTACAAGGGTAACGCTGGCTTCCACCGGGCTCGCGACGAAGAACTTGCTGCCCATCCCACGGTCAAGCCGTGGATCATGGTTGCCGATGCGATCCGAGATTGTTCGAGGCGCGGTGACATCATCCTCGATCCGTTTGGAGGTTATGGCACCACGTTGATTGCGGCCGAGCGGACCGGGCGCAAGGCGCGGCTGATCGAGCTCGATCCACTCTACTGCGATGCGACGATCAGGCGGTGGAAAGCGCTAAGCGGGAATGAGGCAGTGCTGGAGGCAACCGGCCAGACCTTTGCCGAAATAACCCGCGAGCGAATCCCCGGAGCTCAAGATGGCGATCCAGTTCCTTTGCGAGCCGATGGCGACGATGGTGCCGCCGCGGGGGAGGAGGTCTGA
- a CDS encoding diacylglycerol kinase family protein, translating into MTPLPQQAILVVNSMSRSGAEAFDEVRDKLAAAGVELLAAHAITDPDQMEPTICDAIAQAPMVIVGGGDGSLSTNVSSFMGKDTVFAIVPLGTANSFAGTLGIPKDIDSAVAVIANGERKRIDLGCIDGHFFVNAAAIGLSPMIAETVPPKLKRYLGMVGYLLWAARCAFKFRPFRVTVEYDDGRHKKVWATEVRIANGTHHGGVEMVESQEIDSGVIVIQAVTGKSVWGLGWSWFATVTKLRGRHGTTREFRGRKMRLGTQPRLDISIDGEIAARTPVTISVAKGAIEVAAPRDGQFQI; encoded by the coding sequence ATGACACCCCTCCCCCAACAAGCCATCCTCGTCGTCAACTCCATGAGCCGCAGTGGTGCCGAAGCGTTTGACGAAGTGCGTGACAAGCTGGCTGCCGCGGGAGTCGAACTCCTTGCCGCGCACGCCATCACCGATCCGGACCAGATGGAGCCGACCATTTGCGATGCAATCGCGCAGGCGCCGATGGTGATCGTGGGTGGCGGTGACGGATCGCTGTCGACCAACGTCAGTTCCTTCATGGGCAAAGACACCGTGTTCGCGATCGTACCGCTTGGCACCGCCAACAGCTTTGCGGGCACGCTTGGAATTCCCAAGGACATCGACAGCGCGGTCGCGGTCATTGCCAATGGAGAGCGCAAGCGGATCGATCTTGGCTGCATCGACGGACATTTCTTCGTCAATGCCGCGGCGATAGGCCTGTCGCCGATGATCGCCGAGACGGTGCCTCCTAAGTTGAAGCGCTACCTGGGTATGGTCGGTTATTTGCTCTGGGCGGCGCGCTGCGCGTTCAAGTTCCGGCCGTTCCGAGTGACCGTCGAGTACGACGATGGGCGACACAAGAAAGTCTGGGCGACCGAGGTTCGGATCGCCAACGGCACGCATCACGGCGGAGTCGAAATGGTCGAGAGTCAGGAAATTGATAGCGGAGTGATTGTCATTCAGGCCGTCACCGGGAAAAGCGTATGGGGTCTGGGTTGGAGCTGGTTCGCGACGGTGACAAAGCTGCGCGGAAGGCACGGCACGACACGTGAGTTTCGGGGGCGCAAAATGCGGCTTGGCACCCAGCCCCGGCTCGATATTTCGATCGACGGCGAGATAGCAGCGCGAACCCCGGTAACAATCAGCGTCGCGAAAGGCGCCATTGAGGTGGCGGCACCCCGCGACGGGCAGTTCCAAATATAA
- a CDS encoding OPT family oligopeptide transporter, with amino-acid sequence MLPRPEPFIPASANMRELSLVPLILGTVLGIVFGASSLYLVLKVGLTVSASIPVAVISLTVFRLIAKLGGRDATILEHNIVQTAGSAGESIAFGVGVTMPAIMILGFDLDIARVLLVSVLGGLLGILMMIPLRRALIVEQHEQLIYPEGTACAEVLKAGCSAQDRAVAAGTDSAVDDGIDAARGARLIFGGFAIGIVYKIAMVAFKSWKDVPQVLFGKPFVGGSVAAEISPELLGVGYIIGPRLAATMCAGGVLAYLVLIPAIKFFGVPGVIVSPGTMPISEMSPDDVRGAYVLYIGAGAVAAGGIVSMIRSLPTIAGGIKGAWRSVTTRRPGERVTEESRPRTDRDLSPRFVAIGLIGLMAAILLARPLHMNLVGAALIIFVGFLFVTVSSRLTGEVGSTSNPISGMTVATLLVTCLVFLALGWTGPNYYVTALSVGAIVCIASSNGGTTSQDLKTGFLIGSTPRSQQIAIMVGALASALALGPVLLALNQAGTVLVPVMQAGPVASALPTLSPAELSALPKEKVNGAEYSVRRFADKAGTPQRYLVDAAGTPAFLVDPGINGTHRTTAAGAPVQKFDAPKATLMSYIIKGILNHQLPWGLVLLGAMIALALEMTGVPSLVFAVGVYLPLSSSSPIFVGGMVRWLVDRRAQRRDRSLFAADAKAEEDRGPGVLLASGYIAGGAIAGIAIAFMSGILTETSARIDAAMKTSNPFYGGPFADALSLLPFGAIVVALYMVATQRTKDATDKVD; translated from the coding sequence ATGTTGCCGCGGCCCGAACCCTTCATCCCTGCCAGCGCAAACATGCGCGAATTATCGCTGGTTCCGCTAATTCTTGGCACGGTACTCGGGATAGTTTTCGGGGCCTCGTCACTCTATTTGGTGCTTAAGGTCGGGTTGACAGTCAGCGCGTCTATTCCCGTCGCCGTGATATCGCTGACAGTATTTCGCCTGATCGCCAAGTTGGGCGGGCGCGATGCGACAATCCTGGAGCACAACATAGTCCAGACCGCGGGGTCTGCGGGCGAGTCGATTGCATTCGGCGTCGGCGTAACGATGCCCGCGATCATGATCCTGGGCTTCGATCTAGATATCGCACGCGTGCTGCTCGTATCGGTACTCGGGGGGCTGCTGGGCATCTTGATGATGATCCCCCTGCGCCGCGCGCTGATCGTCGAGCAGCACGAACAGCTGATCTATCCCGAGGGCACCGCCTGCGCCGAAGTGCTCAAGGCGGGATGTTCGGCGCAGGATCGCGCGGTTGCGGCCGGGACTGATTCAGCCGTTGACGACGGGATTGATGCAGCCCGCGGCGCCAGACTGATCTTCGGCGGGTTCGCGATCGGGATCGTCTACAAAATCGCGATGGTCGCGTTCAAGTCGTGGAAGGACGTGCCGCAGGTCCTGTTTGGCAAGCCGTTCGTCGGCGGCTCGGTGGCAGCCGAGATCTCTCCTGAGCTGCTCGGCGTGGGCTACATCATCGGACCGCGGCTGGCGGCGACGATGTGCGCGGGCGGGGTCCTCGCATATCTTGTCCTGATCCCCGCGATCAAGTTCTTCGGCGTCCCCGGCGTCATCGTGTCTCCGGGGACAATGCCGATTAGCGAAATGTCGCCCGATGATGTCCGTGGGGCCTATGTCCTGTATATCGGCGCGGGCGCGGTCGCCGCAGGCGGAATCGTCAGTATGATCCGCTCGCTACCGACGATTGCGGGGGGCATAAAAGGCGCATGGCGCAGCGTGACCACGCGCCGACCGGGCGAGCGCGTCACCGAGGAAAGTCGGCCCCGGACCGACCGTGACCTGTCGCCCAGGTTTGTCGCGATCGGGCTGATCGGGCTGATGGCAGCAATCCTGCTGGCCCGGCCGCTGCACATGAACTTGGTCGGTGCCGCGCTCATCATCTTCGTGGGATTTCTGTTCGTCACTGTGTCATCGCGGCTGACCGGCGAGGTCGGGTCCACCTCCAATCCGATCTCAGGGATGACCGTCGCAACGCTGCTCGTTACTTGCCTGGTGTTCTTGGCGCTCGGCTGGACCGGCCCCAATTACTACGTCACAGCGCTGTCGGTCGGCGCGATCGTCTGCATCGCCTCATCGAATGGCGGCACGACTTCGCAGGACCTGAAGACCGGGTTCCTGATCGGTTCGACGCCGCGGTCGCAGCAGATCGCGATCATGGTTGGGGCGCTGGCTTCGGCACTTGCGCTGGGGCCAGTGTTGCTCGCGCTCAACCAGGCCGGCACCGTCCTCGTCCCAGTGATGCAGGCCGGCCCGGTGGCGTCGGCACTTCCGACCCTCTCCCCGGCCGAACTGAGCGCCTTGCCCAAGGAGAAGGTGAACGGGGCGGAATACAGCGTTCGGCGTTTTGCCGACAAGGCAGGCACGCCGCAGCGCTATCTGGTGGATGCTGCCGGAACCCCGGCGTTCCTGGTCGATCCCGGTATTAACGGCACGCATCGGACCACCGCCGCTGGCGCTCCCGTTCAAAAGTTCGATGCGCCCAAGGCGACGCTGATGTCGTACATCATCAAGGGCATACTCAACCATCAACTCCCGTGGGGCCTGGTCCTGCTCGGAGCCATGATCGCGTTGGCACTCGAGATGACAGGGGTTCCCTCGCTGGTCTTCGCGGTGGGGGTCTATCTGCCGCTTTCGTCTTCCAGCCCGATCTTCGTGGGCGGCATGGTACGCTGGCTGGTCGACCGGCGCGCCCAGCGCCGAGACCGGTCGCTGTTCGCGGCCGACGCCAAGGCGGAAGAGGACCGGGGCCCCGGTGTGCTGCTTGCGTCGGGCTATATCGCCGGGGGGGCGATCGCCGGAATTGCGATCGCTTTCATGTCAGGGATCCTGACTGAAACGAGCGCGCGCATCGACGCCGCCATGAAAACATCCAATCCGTTTTACGGCGGACCATTTGCAGACGCGCTGTCGCTCCTTCCTTTTGGAGCGATTGTCGTCGCGCTCTACATGGTCGCAACGCAGCGCACGAAGGACGCAACCGACAAGG